The Tenrec ecaudatus isolate mTenEca1 chromosome 9, mTenEca1.hap1, whole genome shotgun sequence genome window below encodes:
- the RNF133 gene encoding E3 ubiquitin-protein ligase RNF133 — MGGKNTVSWLVKFSFLWLLSPNCCRADAIWTAYMNISFHVGNHMLSELGETGIFGRSSTLKRVSGIIVPPDGKSQNACHPNTSYSQAKGIQTWLALVERGGCTFTQKIKVAVEKGARGVIIYNFAGTGNQMFPMSHQAFEDFVVVMIGNLKGSEIFHLIRKGVHVTAMIEVGRKHIIWMNHYFVTFVIATTAVLAYFIFYQIHRVWVARVQNRRWQQFATHLRKAFAQLQLKVLKDGDKEITPNGDICVICFEVYKHNDTIRVLTCNHFFHKNCIDPWILDHGTCPMCKCDILKALGIQVDVEDGAESLHVLMSTELRGSLLPNDLGTSNELPPARRFTKVTHLNEQRRTWNDSQLNSEVEEGHPSS; from the coding sequence ATGGGAGGAAAGAATACCGTATCCTGGCTGGTGAAATTCAGTTTTCTTTGGCTTCTTAGTCCAAACTGTTGCAGGGCCGATGCTATTTGGACTGCTTACATGAACATTTCCTTCCATGTTGGAAATCACATGTTGTCCGAGTTGGGAGAGACGGGTATATTCGGAAGAAGCTCCACACTGAAGAGAGTGTCAGGCATTATTGTGCCACCAGATGGAAAGTCCCAAAatgcatgccatcccaataccaGTTACAgccaggcaaagggcattcagacTTGGCTTGCACTTGTAGAACGAGGAGGCTGTACATTCACACAGAAGATTAAGGTGGCCGTCGAGAAAGGAGCCAGAGGTGTAATCATCTATAACTTTGCTGGAACTGGCAATCAGATGTTCCCCATGTCTCACCAGGCTTTTGAAGACTTTGTGGTGGTGATGATTGGCAACTTGAAAGGCTCCGAAATCTTCCATTTGATTCGGAAGGGGGTTCATGTCACAGCCATGAttgaggtggggaggaaacacaTCATCTGGATGAATCACTACTTTGTGACTTTTGTCATTGCCACAACTGCTGTCTTAGCCTACTTCATCTTTTATCAGATCCACAGAGTTTGGGTAGCAAGAGTTCAGAACAGGAGATGGCAGCAATTCGCAACACATCTCAGGAAAGCGTTTGCCCAGCTCCAACTCAAGGTGTTGAAAGACGGGGACAAGGAAATAACACCAAATGGAGATATTTGCGTCATTTGCTTTGAAGTCTATAAGCATAATGATACAATTCGTGTTCTAACTTGTAATCATTTTTTCCATAAGAATTGCATTGACCCTTGGATTCTAGACCACGGGACGTGTCCCATGTGCAAATGTGACATTCTTAAAGCTCTGGGAATTCAAGTGGATGTTGAAGATGGGGCAGAATCCTTGCACGTTCTGATGTCGACTGAACTGCGTGGGTCCCTACTGCCTAATGACCTGGGGACAAGTAATGAACTTCCTCCTGCAAGAAGATTCACTAAAGTGACCCACCTGAATGAGCAACGGAGGACTTGGAATGACAGCCAGCTTAATTCAGAAGTAGAAGAGGGTCATCCTTCATCTTGA